A single window of Paenibacillus sp. FSL H8-0537 DNA harbors:
- a CDS encoding lasso peptide biosynthesis B2 protein: MVLLKKWSQFTLLPLRSKLLLFEAYMLLAWARLLKLIPFAKVAPTLGVPMKETPYERVAEHEQMLSEVAKAIRQMSRYTWWESECLVKGIAAMKLLKRRKIASTLYLGTAKDESGKMIAHAWLRSGPYYITGVEEMGRFTVVGLFGNQIKRKKEQRYG, from the coding sequence ATTGTCTTGCTTAAAAAATGGAGCCAGTTCACCTTGCTGCCGCTTCGCAGCAAGCTTCTTCTGTTCGAAGCCTATATGCTGCTCGCCTGGGCGCGTCTTCTCAAACTGATTCCTTTCGCTAAAGTTGCCCCTACTCTAGGTGTTCCTATGAAGGAGACGCCCTATGAGCGGGTAGCGGAGCATGAGCAGATGCTCAGTGAGGTGGCGAAAGCGATACGGCAGATGAGCCGCTATACTTGGTGGGAAAGCGAATGTCTCGTTAAGGGAATCGCCGCGATGAAGCTGCTGAAACGCAGAAAAATAGCGAGCACGCTCTATTTGGGCACAGCCAAGGACGAATCAGGCAAAATGATTGCCCATGCCTGGCTTCGCAGCGGCCCCTACTACATAACAGGTGTCGAAGAAATGGGTCGTTTCACCGTCGTTGGCTTGTTCGGTAATCAGATTAAGCGGAAGAAGGAGCAACGCTATGGATAA
- a CDS encoding ABC transporter ATP-binding protein, translating into MKPILLYMKKLHQFAGKKLYLNMLGIMIVSSLEGVGLLVLIPLLGIIGLFDVQSASLPVVPQVSVWLGELPQELLLAAVLAIFIGINVGQGLLQRQQTNQGFALLQSFVTKLRMDIYQALLQSNWAFFLGKRKSDFNHILSSELSRVNQGVQLSLRLVTTGIFTLVQIGLAFYLSYQLTLLILICGGLISLFSRKYTRGARSLGTRLTELSQSYVAGITDHFNGIKEIKSNRLEESHLSWFSKLTQQMEHNNVQFVKLQSNSQLLFKSISALMIAGCVFLSVQVLQVGVAQLTLIVLIFTRLWPKLTLIQTSMEQIVLTLPAFKSLNDLMKECGAAEEMQLNKPADPTERTKQAEQAEPAALKLVHELVCQDVYYRYREQDETYALKHINLRIPANSMTAIVGKSGAGKSTLIDTLIGLIVPQHGAVLLDGAPLDDSNRFAYRSAVSYVSQDPFLFNVSIRENLKLVLPGATEEQLWEALAFSASDAFVRALPQGLDTIVGDRGVRLSGGERQRIVLARAMLRKPSILVLDEATSSLDSENELKIQQALEQLKGKLTIIVIAHRLSTIRDADQVIVLEEGRIIQQGGYNQLYRESKGMFSKLLEYQAGGPG; encoded by the coding sequence ATGAAACCGATTTTGCTATATATGAAAAAGCTGCATCAGTTTGCAGGAAAGAAGCTTTACTTGAACATGCTGGGTATTATGATTGTCAGCTCGCTTGAGGGCGTAGGGCTGCTCGTCTTAATACCGCTGCTGGGCATCATCGGTTTATTTGATGTGCAAAGCGCAAGCTTGCCAGTCGTACCGCAGGTCAGCGTCTGGCTTGGCGAGCTGCCGCAGGAGCTGCTGCTTGCAGCTGTACTGGCTATTTTCATCGGCATTAATGTTGGGCAGGGCCTGCTGCAAAGACAGCAGACGAATCAGGGCTTTGCCCTGCTTCAAAGCTTTGTAACGAAATTGCGGATGGATATTTATCAGGCGCTGCTGCAATCGAACTGGGCTTTTTTTCTTGGCAAGCGCAAGTCGGACTTCAATCATATTTTGTCTTCCGAGCTATCTCGGGTTAATCAGGGTGTGCAGCTCTCACTTCGTTTAGTTACGACGGGAATATTTACGCTTGTACAAATCGGGCTAGCCTTCTATCTGTCGTATCAGCTGACGTTGCTTATTTTAATTTGCGGTGGCCTAATCAGCTTGTTCTCACGTAAATACACGCGAGGAGCAAGGTCGCTTGGCACCCGGCTGACAGAGCTGTCGCAGAGCTATGTGGCGGGCATAACCGATCATTTCAATGGCATTAAGGAGATCAAAAGCAATCGGCTGGAGGAAAGTCATCTGTCCTGGTTCAGCAAGCTGACGCAGCAAATGGAGCACAATAATGTGCAGTTTGTGAAGCTGCAATCCAATAGCCAGCTCCTATTTAAAAGTATCTCAGCGTTGATGATTGCGGGCTGCGTATTTTTATCGGTGCAGGTTCTGCAGGTTGGGGTAGCGCAGCTTACATTAATTGTGCTGATTTTTACAAGGCTGTGGCCGAAGCTGACGCTCATTCAAACCTCTATGGAGCAAATCGTGCTGACGCTCCCGGCATTCAAGAGCTTGAATGACTTGATGAAGGAATGTGGCGCTGCTGAGGAAATGCAGCTGAATAAGCCTGCTGACCCAACAGAGCGAACAAAGCAGGCAGAGCAGGCAGAGCCTGCTGCGCTGAAGCTTGTGCATGAGCTGGTCTGCCAGGATGTGTATTATCGCTACCGGGAGCAGGATGAGACGTATGCGCTGAAGCATATTAATTTGCGTATCCCGGCGAACAGCATGACGGCAATTGTCGGCAAGTCCGGGGCGGGAAAAAGTACGCTGATCGATACGTTAATCGGGCTAATCGTACCCCAGCACGGAGCGGTGCTGCTCGATGGTGCTCCGCTGGACGATAGCAATCGCTTTGCTTACCGCAGCGCGGTGAGTTATGTCTCGCAGGACCCCTTTCTTTTTAATGTCAGCATTCGTGAAAATTTAAAGCTCGTACTGCCGGGAGCGACGGAGGAGCAATTGTGGGAGGCGCTCGCTTTTTCGGCGTCTGATGCCTTCGTTCGCGCGCTGCCGCAGGGACTGGACACGATCGTGGGCGATCGCGGGGTAAGGCTGTCTGGCGGTGAACGGCAGCGCATTGTATTGGCGCGAGCGATGCTTAGGAAGCCGTCGATCCTTGTACTGGATGAGGCAACCAGCTCACTCGACAGCGAAAATGAGCTGAAAATTCAGCAGGCACTTGAGCAGCTGAAGGGCAAACTAACGATTATTGTCATTGCCCACCGACTGTCAACGATTCGTGACGCCGATCAGGTTATCGTCTTGGAAGAGGGCAGAATCATCCAGCAAGGCGGCTATAATCAGCTGTATCGCGAGTCCAAGGGGATGTTCAGCAAGCTGCTGGAGTATCAGGCGGGCGGGCCGGGATAA
- a CDS encoding aldolase, which translates to MIVTGKKAIYDAFGLCISSEIELPELLEAENSKAFADVEIELAKPEFTWPILEQTQDHYVVHGAKLFFYIHEVASFCIQEGKRIIVEPCENMDEGRLRLYLLGTCLGALLLQRKQLPLHGSAIAIDGKAYAFVGDSGAGKSTLAAAFIDRGYPLLSDDVIALKEPEAGANGSSIVMPSYPQQKLWQQSVEQLGRTSQLYKPLAYSVSKFAVPLSASFLASPLPLAAVFELSRTEANAVSLSQLHSLAKLPVLLNHTFRHFLIAPLRLQNWHFSAVVRLAASVQAYQLQRPAEGAFSAYEMVDLILAATQKGREANV; encoded by the coding sequence ATGATAGTAACTGGGAAAAAAGCAATCTACGACGCTTTCGGCTTATGTATCAGCAGTGAAATTGAGCTGCCTGAGCTGCTTGAGGCGGAAAATTCGAAAGCGTTTGCAGATGTTGAAATAGAGCTGGCTAAGCCAGAATTTACGTGGCCGATTTTGGAGCAAACGCAGGATCATTACGTTGTTCACGGCGCAAAATTGTTTTTTTATATTCACGAGGTCGCAAGCTTCTGCATTCAAGAGGGCAAACGGATTATTGTGGAGCCATGCGAAAACATGGATGAGGGCAGGCTCCGGCTTTACCTGCTTGGAACATGCCTAGGCGCGCTGCTCCTGCAGAGAAAGCAGCTGCCGCTGCATGGGAGCGCTATAGCCATAGACGGCAAGGCCTATGCTTTCGTAGGGGACTCTGGGGCAGGAAAGTCGACGCTGGCCGCAGCTTTTATAGACCGTGGCTATCCCCTGCTTAGTGATGATGTCATTGCCTTAAAGGAACCGGAGGCTGGTGCAAATGGCTCGTCAATTGTCATGCCCTCCTATCCGCAGCAAAAGCTGTGGCAGCAAAGCGTCGAGCAGCTCGGAAGAACGAGTCAGCTTTATAAGCCGCTTGCCTATTCCGTATCCAAATTCGCTGTTCCGTTATCTGCCAGCTTCCTAGCCTCTCCACTTCCACTCGCCGCCGTATTTGAGCTTTCGCGCACAGAAGCAAATGCGGTATCGCTATCACAGCTGCATTCACTAGCGAAGCTGCCTGTATTGCTGAACCACACCTTCCGACATTTTCTAATTGCGCCTTTAAGGCTGCAAAATTGGCATTTTTCTGCTGTTGTTCGGCTTGCAGCAAGCGTGCAGGCTTATCAATTGCAGCGTCCCGCAGAAGGAGCATTTTCCGCTTATGAAATGGTTGATCTAATACTAGCAGCGACTCAGAAAGGACGTGAGGCAAATGTCTAA
- a CDS encoding asparagine synthase-related protein has translation MSAIAAIYQKDSEAPVSVEAGLRLMQALQKYPADAVDTWHDGRVFLGCHAQWITPESVGQPQPFHAAELGLTITADAMIDNRPFLWEQLLIDRERRASMPDSELIMLAYAKWGEEAPRYLIGDYAFIIWNQRKSELFGTTDLFGSRTLYIYSDARQSSFCTTIAPLLAAHHVEKKLNESWLADYLAVAIVHESSDLFATPYEHIRQVPPGHAFRIKDGKLDFWQHSKVESPEQLRLKRREEYTEAFQEIFQEAVNARMRTFRKVGATLSGGLDSGSVVSFAAKSLQAQQKQLHTFSYVPEPNFQDWTSRRHMADERPFIKKTVEFVGNIADQYLDLQGRSPLSEADEWLEMLEIPFKFAENSFWIKGVYEQSQQQGMGILLTGAMGNHSISWGPAIDYYSLLLKRLQWLRLYREVTMFGKRKAVGRKRLMYYVGKNAYPKLFPRDQDHGQQEMPLMINPAFAKRMNVFARLKERQAGAGSVFEKDAIKAQPGPFQDMAMTNMSGTQRTKLSLSYALWERDPTSDPRVVKFCLSVPIEQYVHDGYDRALIRESTANYLPDQIRLNQRVRGIQAADWVHRMTPVWSAFVEELRQYCNDSYLAQFFNVEQMRTSLEQVGLVPKPEYAVDLNSRYLLHCLVACRFVRQFNLKGGE, from the coding sequence ATGAGCGCAATCGCCGCTATTTATCAGAAGGATTCCGAAGCTCCCGTTTCCGTAGAAGCGGGGTTGCGCCTAATGCAAGCCTTGCAAAAATATCCAGCGGATGCCGTCGATACTTGGCATGACGGACGCGTTTTCCTAGGCTGCCATGCCCAGTGGATTACGCCTGAATCGGTCGGACAGCCGCAGCCCTTTCACGCAGCTGAGCTGGGACTAACGATTACGGCTGATGCCATGATCGATAATCGTCCATTTCTATGGGAGCAGCTGCTCATCGATCGCGAGCGGCGAGCCAGCATGCCGGATAGCGAGCTGATTATGCTGGCCTATGCCAAATGGGGAGAGGAAGCGCCGCGTTATTTAATTGGCGACTATGCGTTCATCATTTGGAATCAGCGCAAATCCGAGCTGTTCGGTACGACCGATTTGTTCGGCAGCCGTACGCTTTATATCTACTCTGATGCTCGGCAAAGCTCCTTTTGCACCACCATTGCGCCGCTGCTTGCCGCCCATCATGTGGAGAAAAAGCTGAATGAAAGCTGGCTCGCTGATTATTTGGCGGTTGCTATTGTTCATGAGTCGAGTGACCTGTTCGCAACGCCCTATGAGCATATTCGGCAAGTGCCGCCGGGGCATGCTTTTCGCATCAAGGACGGCAAGCTTGATTTTTGGCAGCACAGCAAGGTGGAGTCCCCCGAGCAGCTGAGGCTGAAGCGACGTGAGGAGTACACGGAAGCTTTCCAGGAGATTTTTCAGGAAGCGGTCAATGCCCGGATGAGGACGTTTCGGAAGGTAGGCGCAACGCTTAGCGGCGGCCTCGATTCTGGCTCGGTCGTCAGCTTCGCGGCAAAATCACTACAGGCGCAGCAAAAGCAGCTGCATACCTTCAGTTATGTGCCAGAACCGAATTTTCAGGATTGGACGTCCAGGCGGCATATGGCGGATGAACGTCCCTTTATAAAGAAAACTGTCGAGTTTGTTGGCAATATTGCCGATCAATATTTGGATTTGCAGGGCCGCAGCCCGCTGTCGGAAGCGGATGAATGGCTGGAAATGCTGGAGATCCCCTTTAAATTTGCAGAAAATTCATTTTGGATTAAAGGGGTTTACGAGCAGTCGCAGCAGCAGGGAATGGGCATTTTGCTTACGGGAGCAATGGGAAACCATTCGATCTCGTGGGGGCCTGCCATCGATTATTATTCGTTGCTCCTCAAGCGGCTGCAATGGCTGCGGCTGTACCGGGAAGTGACGATGTTTGGCAAGCGTAAGGCAGTCGGGCGGAAACGGCTTATGTATTATGTTGGGAAAAACGCCTATCCGAAGCTGTTTCCTCGGGACCAGGATCATGGGCAGCAGGAGATGCCGCTCATGATCAATCCGGCTTTTGCCAAGCGGATGAACGTCTTTGCCAGATTGAAGGAGCGGCAGGCAGGGGCAGGCAGCGTTTTTGAAAAAGATGCGATTAAAGCGCAGCCGGGGCCTTTTCAGGATATGGCGATGACCAATATGAGCGGTACGCAGCGCACCAAGCTATCGCTAAGCTATGCGCTGTGGGAACGAGACCCGACCAGCGATCCGCGGGTTGTGAAGTTTTGCTTGTCTGTTCCGATTGAGCAATACGTTCATGACGGTTACGACCGTGCTTTAATCCGCGAGTCAACGGCCAACTATTTGCCCGATCAAATTCGGTTAAACCAGCGGGTGCGCGGCATTCAAGCAGCGGATTGGGTTCATCGAATGACGCCGGTTTGGTCTGCATTTGTAGAGGAGCTGCGGCAATATTGCAACGATTCGTATCTTGCACAGTTTTTCAATGTAGAGCAGATGAGGACTTCGCTGGAACAGGTCGGCTTAGTGCCGAAGCCGGAATACGCGGTTGATTTAAACAGCCGTTATTTATTGCATTGCCTCGTAGCCTGCCGGTTTGTCCGGCAGTTTAATTTGAAGGGAGGTGAATAA
- a CDS encoding nucleotidyltransferase family protein: MDKTYEWEVANLPLELQFILECLRPNADPAVIGRRWAGSRLNGEKIIELARHHRVYPSLYLKLKQLVKPVLPKSVLLTLQQDYYANTLMMLRLSAEMQRIVAALAERGIRSLQLKGPVIAHELYGDISQRTSKDLDILVPIEDVDRAEALLEELGYYDRDPAPRLFNDLKWKTHHSCFEHTINQTQIELHWRLSPDAVKEVSFEQLWAQRRIYEQTGSPIPYLGPEHLFHYLASHGARHGWFRLRWLHDIAQLASACEDGGESLIEETRRNGGAAAIGQALVLARELFGVKLPETLLPLTDSPLVHRLVRCIFPFIQETVTISPIPEEKKMALLYKRYTFMLLTSREKLTHFIGKLYPSAWDAQTLPLPKGLHFLYFPLRPFLYFYRRLKQPRKRVSI; this comes from the coding sequence ATGGATAAAACGTATGAATGGGAAGTGGCTAACCTTCCGCTTGAATTGCAATTTATTCTCGAGTGCCTGCGGCCAAATGCCGATCCGGCAGTCATTGGCCGCCGCTGGGCCGGCAGCAGGCTGAACGGGGAGAAGATTATCGAATTGGCGCGCCATCACCGTGTATATCCAAGCCTCTATTTGAAGCTGAAGCAGCTTGTGAAGCCGGTGCTGCCGAAGTCGGTGCTGCTGACGCTCCAGCAGGATTATTACGCCAATACGCTGATGATGCTGAGGCTCAGCGCCGAGATGCAGCGGATTGTAGCGGCTTTGGCAGAGCGCGGCATACGCTCCTTGCAATTGAAAGGGCCAGTTATTGCACATGAGCTTTACGGCGATATTTCCCAGCGCACAAGCAAGGACCTGGATATTTTAGTGCCAATAGAGGATGTTGACCGAGCCGAGGCGTTGCTTGAAGAGCTTGGTTATTATGATCGGGACCCGGCGCCGCGTTTGTTTAATGATTTAAAGTGGAAAACGCATCATAGCTGCTTCGAGCATACGATCAATCAGACGCAAATTGAGCTGCACTGGCGACTCAGCCCTGATGCGGTGAAGGAAGTGTCCTTCGAGCAATTATGGGCGCAGCGCAGAATCTATGAGCAGACGGGAAGTCCGATCCCTTATTTAGGGCCGGAGCATCTGTTTCATTATCTCGCCAGCCATGGCGCAAGACATGGCTGGTTCCGGCTGCGCTGGCTGCATGATATTGCCCAGCTTGCTTCTGCCTGCGAGGACGGCGGCGAATCGCTGATAGAGGAAACACGGAGAAACGGAGGAGCGGCGGCCATAGGGCAGGCGCTTGTTTTGGCGCGAGAGCTATTCGGTGTAAAGCTTCCCGAGACACTGCTGCCGTTGACCGACAGCCCCCTCGTGCATAGGCTTGTACGCTGCATTTTTCCATTTATTCAGGAGACGGTTACGATCAGCCCGATTCCAGAGGAGAAGAAGATGGCGCTGCTTTATAAGCGTTATACCTTTATGCTGCTGACAAGCCGGGAGAAGCTGACCCATTTCATCGGCAAGCTTTATCCAAGCGCCTGGGATGCGCAGACTTTGCCTTTGCCTAAGGGACTGCATTTTCTATATTTTCCGCTGCGGCCGTTTCTGTATTTTTATCGAAGGCTCAAGCAGCCTCGCAAAAGGGTGAGTATATGA
- a CDS encoding lasso peptide biosynthesis PqqD family chaperone: protein MSKQARPLLQPEQIIQRTEGHLATDMDGDKVLLSLSSGKYYNMGKLGGIIWERTASPVTRRDIVAQLLKEYEVEPAACDQQVADFLQDLYAEGLLEPVSNAGAQNGGAGATAD, encoded by the coding sequence ATGTCTAAACAAGCTAGACCGCTTCTGCAGCCTGAACAGATAATCCAGCGGACAGAAGGTCATTTGGCTACTGATATGGATGGCGATAAAGTGCTGTTAAGCCTGTCTTCGGGCAAATATTACAACATGGGCAAGCTGGGCGGCATCATTTGGGAGCGGACGGCGTCGCCCGTGACACGCCGCGACATTGTGGCCCAGTTGCTCAAAGAGTATGAAGTGGAGCCAGCGGCATGCGACCAGCAGGTGGCAGATTTTTTACAGGATCTGTATGCGGAAGGGCTGCTTGAGCCTGTCTCGAATGCAGGCGCACAGAATGGCGGAGCAGGAGCTACGGCAGATTAG
- a CDS encoding paeninodin family lasso peptide has protein sequence MEKQQWQAPVLETLQVSETMAGVGTRYIDFVKAGDFDVTDDPTPFPIDPGTSFS, from the coding sequence ATGGAGAAACAACAATGGCAAGCTCCGGTTCTCGAAACGCTGCAAGTGAGCGAGACGATGGCTGGCGTAGGTACACGTTACATTGATTTTGTAAAAGCGGGGGACTTTGACGTCACTGATGACCCAACTCCGTTCCCTATCGATCCAGGCACTTCCTTTTCCTAG